The sequence below is a genomic window from Sorangiineae bacterium MSr12523.
CCGTCACGTTCCGTTTGGTCGACTCACTTCCCGAAGGCTTGGGAGGACTGGGAATCGACGTCAACGAATTCGAGCACGAACTCAATCGGGGTCACGGCTCCTGCGTATTACGCGACCCGGAGATTGCGCAGCTGGTCATAGACGCGCTTCGCTATTTCGATGGCGACCGCTATTTCCTAGGGCCTTGGGTCATCATGCCGAATCACGTGCACGTTCTGGTCCGTCCGCTCGCAGATCACTCGCTCGGGGAGATCCTGCACAGTTGGAAGTCGTTCACGGCGAAGAAGATCCGCGCGCTCATCGGCGGCACGGGGGCGGTATGGCAACGCGAGTATTTCGACCGCATGATACGCAACGAGCGGCATCTCTTGGCTGCAACGCGGTACGTGCACGAGAATCCCGTTGCAGCGGGGCTCGTTCTGCGCGCGATGGATTGGCCCTTTAGCAGCGTTGGCGAGCCGGCCATGCAGGGCATGTGGTGGAGTCGTGCTCGCCTTGGAGTCGGCCGGCCGGAGGCCGGCGGACCGCCGGCAAGATGCCGGCGCTCCATGCGTCAGTGAACCGGTGGCGGGGGCTTGTCCGCGCCCGGTTTTTTGCCTGCGTCGGAGGCGTTTGCGTCGGGGGCGGCGTGGTTTTCGATTTGCAGATCGATGCGCGCGACGCCGTTTGCGGTGACGGCGGGGAGGGGCTTCTTGATCCCGTTGCTCACGGAGCGGTGGAAGACCTCGATTTCCAACGCGTCGATGGGACGGTGGTCGGTGGTCTCGGTGGGGACGCCCTCGATGCGGAAGTGGCCTTCGCGATCCGTCACGGCGTGGAGCGGCTGCGGGAACGTGTAGACGTCGGCGGCCATCCAGGGCCCGCTCATCTTGTCGATGAGCGCCGAGAAACCCGGCCTGGCAGGGAAAACCTCCACGGGATCACCGTTGGGGGAGGCGACCATGAGCGCCGGCATCACGTGGTCGGCAATCTGCGGCGCGTGCATCTTCGCGTCGTGGTTGTAGATCGCTAGCACCTGCCCGAAGGTCAAATCGATGGTGCGCGTCGAATAGGCGCAGTGCTCGATGGAAATGGCCTTCTTCGCGCGCCGCTCCGGCACGATGTAGCCGCTGTATCCGGTGATGACCACCAGCGCATCGGCCAGCGGGCGTGACCCATCGGCGCGCGGCGGCCCCTCGCGAAACGACTTCCCGTAGACGGCTTCCGCCTCCGGGCAGCGCGAAAAGTCGGCGCCTTGCACCGGCCGCGCGGGATCGCCCGTCACCGTGACGGTGCCCTCCACGACCCCCGTCGGCCCCTCGTAGACCGGGAAATTCTGCGGGTTCACCACCGCCTGCACGCTCGCCGAAGGAACCGGCATCGCATTGGCAGGCACGTTCGGCCCGAGCTCCGTGCCGGGAAGGGCCGCATCGCTGGCATCCGCCGCGGCGGCCGTTCCCTTTTCCTCACTGCAGCTATGGCACCCCGTGGCCGACAGCAGCAGCGCCCAAAGCGCAAAGTGCGCGCGTCTACTCATTATTCGCGGAGCGTCAGAGCCGCGGCTTCGGCAACGTCCAGCGAAGCCGTCGGCAGAATGCCCAGAGCCAACACCAGGAACGCACTCACCAGCAGCGCCGCCGACACGTAACCCGAGCGCATCGGCGTCGCAATCGGAGCGCCCGCCGCCGGCTCCCGCATGTACATGTAGACCATCACGCGCAGGTAGTAGTACGCGCCGAGCACGCTGTTGAGGAAGCCCACGATGGCGAGCATGTAGAAGCCGCCATCCATCGCCGCGCGGAACACGTACCACTTGCCGAAGAAGCCGGCCAACGGCGGAATGCCGGCGAGCGACAGCAAGAAGAACGAGAAGGCCAGCGCCGCCGCCGGATGACGCTTGCCGATGCCGGCGAGGTCCTCGTAGCTCACCGCCTCTGCGCCGCGACGGCCGCAGTAGATCAGCGCGCCGAACGCACCCACCGTCGAAACGGTGTACGTCAGAAGATAGAACAGCACGCTCGCGGTGCCCTGATGCGGCGAGCGCGCCGTCGCAACCACCGCGACCAACAGGTACCCGGCGTGCGCCACGCTCGAGTACGCGAGCATGCGCTTCACCGACTCCTGACGGCCCGCGATCAGATTCGCCACCGTCATCGACAGCACCGCAATCCACGCGAGCACCGGAGGCCATCCGCTGGCCCAGGACATCGACGCTGGATCGCCGAACATGGTCAGCAGCACGCGCAGCATCATCGCGAACGCGCCGCTCTTCACCACGGCGGCCATGAACGTCGTCGCCGGCGTGGGCGCGCCTTCGTACGCGTCGGGCGTCCACATGTGGAACGGCACCGCGCTCACCTTGAAGACGAGGCCGATGAGCACGAACACCAGCGCCAAGATCACCATCGGGCTCTTGGTCGCACCGCCCGCGAGCGCCGCACCGATGCCGATGATGTCCGTGTGCGCCGTCGCGCCGTAGAGCAGCGCGAAGCCGTAGAGCATGATCGCCGCCGCGAAGGAACCGAGCAGGAAGTACTTCAACCCGCCCTCGGCCGAACGCGCGGAGGTCCGACGGAACGCCGTGAGCGCATACGCACCCAGCGACATCGTCTCGAGACCCAAGAACAGCGTCAGCAGGTCGCCGGCCGCGGCCAGCATCATCCCGCCGAAGGTCGAGAAGAGCAGCAGCGAATAGAACTCACCGCGATCCAAGTTGTGCTCGGGCAGGTACCCGCCCGCGAGAAGCGAGGCGAGGGCGCCGCCCAGGCAGAGGAGCACGTTGAAGAACAGCGAGAACCGGTCGATGAGCAGCCACGGAGCGACGGGCGAAACGTCGAGCGACTCGGGGCCGTGCAGCCACACGGCGAAGGAGAAGGCGCCGGCCGCGAGGAACACCACGGTGGTGCCCATGGCGAGGCCGGTGGGGCGCTTGCCGGCGCCGTGCCGCGCGAATGCTTCGGCGACCATCAGCAGCATGGCGCCGAAGCCGAGAACGATGAGCGGTGAGAGTGCGAACGCGAGCTGCATGACGAAAACTCTTTCGGAAGGGGCGCGCTGCTACTGAGCGAGACCGCTCGGGGGGGAGGGAGGCGTGGCTTCGGCGGCGGCTGCCTCCGCCGTTTGGGGAGCTTCGGGCCGCCGCGCGAGCAGACGAATCGGGCCCTGGTAGAAGCGCGGCGCGGGGCTCTGCTCGACGCGCGCCTGCAGATCGCCCAGCACGCGATCCGTTGCGCCGCGCATGCGGGAGAGGAAGATGTTCGGGAACAACCCGATGGCGAAGATGGCAATGACCAGCGGCGCCAGCGCGATGATCTCGCGGTGATTCACATCGTGCAGCTTCTTGTTCTCCGGCTTGGTGATCGGCCCGAAGAACATCTTCTGCACCACCGAGAGCATGTAGAGCGCGCCCAGGATGACGCCGATGGCCGCACCCACGGCCTGGATGCCGTTGAAGTGCCCGAGTCGCGTGCTCACGAACGTGCCGGTGATGACCATGAACTCGCCCACGAAGCCGTTCGTGCCCGGAAGCCCGACGCTGGCCATGGTCGCGATGATGAAGAGCACCGCGTAGATCGGCATCACCTTGGTGAGGCCGCCGAACTCGTCGACCTGGCGCGTGTGACGGCGGTCGTAGATGACGCCGACCAAAAGGAACAGCGCGCCGGTGGAGATGCCGTGGTTGATCATCTGCAGCACCGCGCCCTCGACCGACGCCGGCGTGGCCGCGAAGATGCCCAGCATGACGTAACCCAAGTGCGCGACCGACGAGTACGCGACCAGTCGCTTCACGTCGTCCTGCTTGTACGCGCAGAGCGCGCCGTAGATGATCCCGCCGAGCACCGCCACTCCGGCGAGGTTCGCCGCAAGCTCCGTGGAGGCCTCGGGGAAAAGCCCCACGCAGAAGCGCAGATACCCGTAGGTTCCGAGCTTCAGCATGACGGCGGCCAGGATCACGCTGCCTCCCGTGGGCGCCTCGGTGTGCGCATCGGGCAGCCACGTGTGGACCGGGAACATCGGCACCTTGATGACGAACGACAAGGTGAACGCGCCGAACAGCCAGAGCTGGATGTGCCGCGGAAGCAGAACGCGCTGCAGCTCGAAGAAGTCGAACGAAGGCGTGCCGCCGTTCAACTTCGCATACGTGTAGGCGAGGTACAGGATGGCGGCCAGCATCAGCACCGAGCCGAACATCGTGTAGAGGAAGAACTTGATCGCCGCCTTGATGCGGTTCGTACCGCCCCACACGCCGATCATGACGTACATGGGGACGAGCATCAGCTCCCAGAAGACGTAGAACAGGAACAGGTCGAGCGCGATGAACGACCCGAGCATGCCCGCCTGCAGAAGCAGCAGCGAGAAGCACCACTCCTTCATGCGCGAGTGAATCGATCCGAACGACGCGTAGGCCGCGATGGGCACCGTGAAGTTCGTCAGGATGATCAGCCAGAGCGAGATGCCGTCGACGGCCACGTGCCAGTGGATGCCGAACTTCGCCAGCCAGACGATGTCCTGATTGAAGTGGAACGTGCGCCCCATGTCGACGCGCAGCAGCGGCAAGCTGACCGCGAGCGCCGCGAACATGAACCCGAGCGTGGCCCATTGAAGGACGCGCGGTGAGTTGCGCGGGAAGAAGAGCACGGCCACCGATCCGAAGAGCGGCAGGCCGACGATCCACGCGAGGAGCGTCGTCGACTCGGTCACGACTTCTTCGTCCGCGGCGGTGTTGGTCCACCACATGCGCGAGACGAAGATGACGATGAGCGCGGTGATGAGCGCGAGCGGCAGGCGAAGCTTGGACCCGCGCCCTTTCGGCACGAGGTACGCGACGAAGGAGGGGACCAGGATGGGAATCAGGCCGCCGAGCGCGGCGATCAATGCGGTAGGCATATCAAATTCGTCCTAGTTCGATCCCAGTTCCATCGGGTTCTGCGCCGCCGGCCGGTTGAGGGGGACCTCCACCGTCGCGTGCCGCCCGAATGCGTTGGTCACCTCGAGCTTGACCTTCAGCTCTTTGCCGGGATCGAGGTGCACTTTCACGGAGGTTTGGTCGGTGAATTCCGGCTTGTCCGGCTCACCGTTGCCATCGGCATCCCACCGGTACGAGTAGCCCATGCCCGGTGCAGCCGTGACGACGTAGTCACCGTTGGGCGAGGGCGTCGTCGACACCTGCGCGTGCGGGGCGACGAAGAACCAGGAGATGACCGCGATGCCCACGACCATCGCCGCCGCGTACACGTGCACGACGCCGGTCTGGAAGGTGCGCAGCACCGTACCGAGGGCCGCGACGACCAGCGACGAGAGCTTCG
It includes:
- a CDS encoding NADH-quinone oxidoreductase subunit M — protein: MPTALIAALGGLIPILVPSFVAYLVPKGRGSKLRLPLALITALIVIFVSRMWWTNTAADEEVVTESTTLLAWIVGLPLFGSVAVLFFPRNSPRVLQWATLGFMFAALAVSLPLLRVDMGRTFHFNQDIVWLAKFGIHWHVAVDGISLWLIILTNFTVPIAAYASFGSIHSRMKEWCFSLLLLQAGMLGSFIALDLFLFYVFWELMLVPMYVMIGVWGGTNRIKAAIKFFLYTMFGSVLMLAAILYLAYTYAKLNGGTPSFDFFELQRVLLPRHIQLWLFGAFTLSFVIKVPMFPVHTWLPDAHTEAPTGGSVILAAVMLKLGTYGYLRFCVGLFPEASTELAANLAGVAVLGGIIYGALCAYKQDDVKRLVAYSSVAHLGYVMLGIFAATPASVEGAVLQMINHGISTGALFLLVGVIYDRRHTRQVDEFGGLTKVMPIYAVLFIIATMASVGLPGTNGFVGEFMVITGTFVSTRLGHFNGIQAVGAAIGVILGALYMLSVVQKMFFGPITKPENKKLHDVNHREIIALAPLVIAIFAIGLFPNIFLSRMRGATDRVLGDLQARVEQSPAPRFYQGPIRLLARRPEAPQTAEAAAAEATPPSPPSGLAQ
- a CDS encoding transposase produces the protein MSDARTEHSPRGRYTRGYLPHFDHRDVIQAVTFRLVDSLPEGLGGLGIDVNEFEHELNRGHGSCVLRDPEIAQLVIDALRYFDGDRYFLGPWVIMPNHVHVLVRPLADHSLGEILHSWKSFTAKKIRALIGGTGAVWQREYFDRMIRNERHLLAATRYVHENPVAAGLVLRAMDWPFSSVGEPAMQGMWWSRARLGVGRPEAGGPPARCRRSMRQ
- a CDS encoding NADH-quinone oxidoreductase subunit N, encoding MQLAFALSPLIVLGFGAMLLMVAEAFARHGAGKRPTGLAMGTTVVFLAAGAFSFAVWLHGPESLDVSPVAPWLLIDRFSLFFNVLLCLGGALASLLAGGYLPEHNLDRGEFYSLLLFSTFGGMMLAAAGDLLTLFLGLETMSLGAYALTAFRRTSARSAEGGLKYFLLGSFAAAIMLYGFALLYGATAHTDIIGIGAALAGGATKSPMVILALVFVLIGLVFKVSAVPFHMWTPDAYEGAPTPATTFMAAVVKSGAFAMMLRVLLTMFGDPASMSWASGWPPVLAWIAVLSMTVANLIAGRQESVKRMLAYSSVAHAGYLLVAVVATARSPHQGTASVLFYLLTYTVSTVGAFGALIYCGRRGAEAVSYEDLAGIGKRHPAAALAFSFFLLSLAGIPPLAGFFGKWYVFRAAMDGGFYMLAIVGFLNSVLGAYYYLRVMVYMYMREPAAGAPIATPMRSGYVSAALLVSAFLVLALGILPTASLDVAEAAALTLRE